The genomic DNA AACCCCTCCCACCGGAGCCCTGGATGATCGGCGGAACCTTCGTCATCGACGCGGTGACCCACGCGTACAACCTGCACCCATCCAACTACCGCGCCGTGCGCTACGCCGAGTCCCTGGCGAACCTCATCTTCGGGTTGCACAGCAGCCTGTCGGACGAGGACTACCGGGTGCCCACGCCCGAGGGCTTCCTCAAGAACTGGTCCGTGCGGGAGCTGGCCCACATCCTCTTCGTGGAGAGCGAGGTGGACCTGGCCGTCCACCACGTGCTGCCCCTGCAGACGCTGTTTCATGACGGGCTGTGCTCGTTCGAGAAGACGAAGCAGATCCGCAGGCGCTACCCGGACCGCTTCCTGGTGTACGCGGGCGTGGATCCCCTCCGGGGCACGGCGGCGCTGGAGGATCTGGAGCGGCAGGTGGAAGCACTCCAGCCGAGCGGCTTGAAGCTCTACCCGGCGGCGTGGCTGGGCGAGTCGTTCCGGCACACCGGCTGGCGCATGGATGATCCCACCATCGCGTTCCCGCTCTTCGAGCGGGCGCGCAAGCTGGGCATCAAGAACATCGCGGTCCACAAGGGCCTGCCCATGGGCGCGGTGCCCATCGAGGCCTACAAGGTGGACGACATCGGCGGCGCGGCCGATGCCTTCCCGGATCTCAACTTCGAGATCGTCCACGGTGGCATGGCCTTCCTCGACGAGACGGGCATGCAGCTGTCGCTCTTTCCCAACGTGTACGTGAACCTCGAGGTGACGGGCGCGCTCCTGGTCAAGCGCGAGCGCTGGTTCGCCGAGTCCCTGGCCGCGCTGCTCAAGTGGGCGGGCCCGTCGCGCATCATGTGGGGCTCGGGCAGCGTCTTCTGCCACCCGCACCCGGCGATATACAAGTTCTGGCACGACTTCCAGCTCCCGGACGACCTGGTGAGCGTGGCGGGCATGCAGCTCACCCCCGAGGTGAAGAAGATGATCCTCGGGGGGAACTACGCCCGGTACGCGGGCGTGGACGTCGC from Melittangium boletus DSM 14713 includes the following:
- a CDS encoding amidohydrolase family protein, which translates into the protein MIGGTFVIDAVTHAYNLHPSNYRAVRYAESLANLIFGLHSSLSDEDYRVPTPEGFLKNWSVRELAHILFVESEVDLAVHHVLPLQTLFHDGLCSFEKTKQIRRRYPDRFLVYAGVDPLRGTAALEDLERQVEALQPSGLKLYPAAWLGESFRHTGWRMDDPTIAFPLFERARKLGIKNIAVHKGLPMGAVPIEAYKVDDIGGAADAFPDLNFEIVHGGMAFLDETGMQLSLFPNVYVNLEVTGALLVKRERWFAESLAALLKWAGPSRIMWGSGSVFCHPHPAIYKFWHDFQLPDDLVSVAGMQLTPEVKKMILGGNYARYAGVDVAAVQARIAQDEFSQRRAERLASPYSYQGDGHDE